A stretch of Rhododendron vialii isolate Sample 1 chromosome 4a, ASM3025357v1 DNA encodes these proteins:
- the LOC131324289 gene encoding zeatin O-xylosyltransferase-like: protein MDIQSKDPSHDLISSMSKQAEVVVIMVPFPCQSHLNQLLHLSCLISSSYNIPVHYATTSTHLRQAKLRFNSQTHLQESQIHFHEFPTPDVHSPSPTPDPSTKFPTHLQPSFDSSIHLRQPMATLLRRISATTRRVIIIHDVLMAYVVQDVANVPNAESYAFNPTSPFSSFFDGWQMMGKPFLEEPPPKGLPSFEGCFTIDMLTFIALQADSLKFTTGYIYNSSRSIEGTFIDLIAKDQLNRNKLMWAIGPLNLGADYDRSNSNTPKHKCLEWLDKQAPKSVLYVSFGTTTTMTDEEIKELAMGLEQSEQKFIWVFRDADKVDIFTGEVTKEKLPEGFEERMKEVGMVVRDWAPQVEILGHPSTGGFMSHCGWNSCFESIAMGVPIAAWPMHSDQPKNAFLVTDILKVGLPVNTWEQREEIVTSSTIAKVVKKLIASKEGEDIRKRAEELGASTRQAVEEGGASRVELDSFIAHITR, encoded by the coding sequence atgGACATCCAAAGCAAAGATCCAAGCCATGACCTGATCAGTAGCATGTCCAAACAAGCTGAAGTGGTGGTAATAATGGTGCCATTTCCATGCCAAAGCCATCTCAACCAGCTCCTTCACCTCTCATGCCTCATCTCCTCCTCTTACAACATCCCAGTCCACTACGCCACCACCTCCACCCACCTCCGCCAGGCCAAACTCCGTTTCAATTCCCAAACCCACCTCCAAGAGTCTCAAATCCATTTCCACGAATTCCCCACCCCTGATGTGCACTCTCCTTCCCCTACCCCAGATCCCTCCACCAAATTCCCAACCCACCTCCAGCCTTCATTCGATTCTTCTATCCACCTCCGCCAGCCAATGGCCACACTCCTCCGCAGAATTTCTGCCACAACGAGAAGGGTTATCATCATCCACGATGTCCTGATGGCTTATGTGGTTCAGGATGTTGCTAACGTTCCAAATGCGGAATCCTATGCATTTAACCCAACTTcacccttttcttctttcttcgaCGGGTGGCAAATGATGGGAAAACCCTTCCTCGAAGAACCACCACCAAAAGGGCTACCGTCATTTGAAGGATGCTTCACCATTGACATGCTGACTTTCATAGCCCTTCAAGCTGATTCCCTGAAATTTACAACCGGATATATCTATAACTCGAGCAGATCAATTGAAGGTACATTTATTGATTTAATAGCAAAGGACCAGTTGAATAGGAACAAACTGATGTGGGCGATTGGGCCCTTGAACCTGGGGGCAGACTATGATAGAAGTAACTCAAATACACCAAAACACAAATGTTTGGAGTGGCTTGACAAACAAGCCCCAAAATCCGTTTTATATGTTTCGTTTGGAACGACAACTACAATGACTGATGAAGAGATCAAAGAGCTTGCAATGGGGTTAGAACAGAGCGAGCAAAAGTTCATCTGGGTTTTCAGAGATGCCGATAAAGTAGACATTTTCACAGGAGAGGTGACAAAAGAGAAACTGCCAGAAGGGTTTGAAGAGAGAATGAAAGAAGTTGGAATGGTGGTGAGGGATTGGGCACCTCAAGTAGAGATTTTGGGGCACCCATCCACAGGTGGGTTCATGAGTCACTGCGGCTGGAATTCCTGCTTCGAGAGTATAGCTATGGGAGTGCCCATAGCTGCTTGGCCCATGCACTCTGACCAACccaaaaatgcatttttggTTACAGATATATTGAAGGTTGGTCTGCCAGTTAACACATGGGAACAGAGAGAGGAAATAGTGACTTCGTCAACTATAGCAAAAGTTGTCAAGAAACTGATCGCATCTAAAGAAGGGGAGGATATAAGGAAGAGAGCTGAGGAGCTGGGTGCTTCCACCAGGCAGGCGGTGGAAGAAGGTGGTGCTTCTCGAGTGGAACTGGATTCATTCATTGCTCACATTACTAGGTAG